The following proteins come from a genomic window of Lachnoclostridium phytofermentans ISDg:
- a CDS encoding cache domain-containing sensor histidine kinase, producing MIKNIFSKLYDYYVLRMKLKSKFMISHLLLALVPTIFITILCYQQLLGITTNNTLKSLASISYQTQNSLSNTISQLDDIASSIESQDFFTNFLYSDSPEEYKNDSTFQVSLNNFFATVNFLANNNNASAVKIYINDIHYNVISSYNKEGIFDHEAATLGTYWHGILSNTKQSILVCPSMYLSPNEIREYGDLAIIHSLKVNDDYIYVVVYFKQEIIDNILKQDLPFTHSVIYILNERDTLVSTTSSALYGTYLLKYKKIPELIKTTTKFMPVDFSNSKVYCNYKTIIGTDWYMVTTIPARNMLEEGKQLLLRFLLFYLVILVSGVTLALQLNKSIVNRISSVITKMQSAKYGVPSPLDTKGGTDEIGDLIETYNFMSDQLNHLMLAQEQASKDLRLSEFKALQSQINPHFLYNTLDMINWMAQAGKSSEISLAVQRLSRFYKLTLSKGNNIVSVKSELEHITLYVQLQNMRFDDKIHFFIDVPDEILDYEIPKLIFQPIVENSILHGILEKETKEGNIVIMGWMDDDDLIFVISDDGVGITSDILSNILKGTVNTDKGSSIAIMNTHTRLQVYFGNEYGLSFRSTEGVETEVEIRIPARPYRKM from the coding sequence ATGATAAAGAATATATTTTCAAAGCTATATGATTATTATGTCCTTCGTATGAAACTGAAATCGAAATTTATGATTTCGCATCTTCTTCTTGCTTTAGTTCCAACTATTTTTATTACTATTTTGTGTTATCAACAATTGCTTGGCATCACTACGAATAATACCTTAAAATCTCTGGCGAGTATTTCATATCAGACGCAAAATAGCCTTAGTAACACAATAAGTCAGCTCGATGATATAGCTTCTAGTATCGAAAGCCAAGATTTTTTTACCAATTTCCTTTATAGTGATTCCCCTGAAGAATACAAGAACGATTCCACCTTTCAGGTAAGCCTAAATAACTTTTTTGCAACCGTAAATTTCCTTGCGAATAATAACAACGCTTCGGCTGTTAAAATCTATATCAATGATATTCACTATAATGTAATCTCCTCTTACAATAAGGAGGGTATTTTTGATCATGAAGCAGCAACGCTTGGTACGTATTGGCACGGTATCCTATCTAATACCAAGCAGTCCATTCTTGTCTGTCCGAGTATGTATCTTTCCCCGAATGAAATTAGGGAATATGGTGACCTTGCAATCATACACAGTCTGAAGGTAAATGATGATTACATCTATGTTGTCGTATATTTTAAACAGGAGATTATTGATAATATATTAAAACAGGATCTCCCTTTTACTCATAGTGTTATTTATATCTTAAATGAACGAGATACCCTTGTTTCCACTACAAGTTCTGCTCTTTACGGGACTTATTTATTAAAATACAAGAAAATTCCGGAATTGATTAAAACAACCACCAAATTTATGCCGGTAGACTTCTCAAACTCCAAGGTATATTGCAATTATAAGACAATTATTGGAACCGACTGGTATATGGTTACCACCATTCCGGCAAGAAACATGCTGGAAGAAGGTAAACAGTTATTGCTTCGTTTTCTCTTATTTTATCTTGTGATTCTTGTATCCGGTGTGACACTCGCACTACAGTTAAATAAATCAATTGTTAATCGTATTTCCTCTGTCATCACCAAAATGCAAAGCGCAAAATATGGGGTTCCTTCCCCTCTCGATACCAAAGGTGGTACGGATGAAATCGGTGACCTGATTGAGACCTATAACTTTATGTCCGATCAATTAAACCATCTGATGCTTGCGCAGGAGCAGGCATCAAAAGACCTGCGCTTATCTGAATTCAAAGCCCTTCAATCCCAAATTAATCCGCATTTTCTATATAACACATTGGATATGATTAACTGGATGGCACAGGCAGGTAAATCCTCAGAAATATCATTAGCTGTACAAAGGCTATCCCGTTTTTACAAACTGACCTTAAGTAAAGGGAATAATATCGTTAGTGTAAAAAGTGAATTGGAACATATCACTCTGTATGTTCAGCTTCAAAACATGCGATTTGATGATAAAATTCATTTCTTTATAGATGTACCGGATGAAATACTGGATTATGAAATACCAAAACTAATTTTTCAACCGATTGTAGAAAACTCCATTCTACACGGGATATTGGAGAAGGAAACCAAAGAAGGAAATATCGTGATTATGGGCTGGATGGATGACGATGATCTTATTTTTGTTATATCCGATGATGGTGTCGGCATTACTTCCGATATTCTATCCAATATTCTGAAAGGTACAGTTAATACTGATAAAGGTAGTAGTATAGCCATTATGAATACCCATACCCGCCTCCAGGTCTACTTCGGTAATGAGTACGGTCTCTCCTTTCGAAGCACGGAGGGCGTTGAAACCGAGGTTGAAATTAGGATTCCTGCGAGACCTTACAGGAAAATGTAA
- a CDS encoding carbohydrate ABC transporter permease, producing MKNRGKSLFIFLCVAPAVILFTIFMIIPTINIFKMSLYKWGGYSANKTFVGFDNFKKLASDMKFLQSFENTVLLIIIVSIVTIAFALLFAAILTREKIVGQNFFRIVFYIPNILSIVIISAIFSAIFDSQNGLLNSILALFRGKGSEPIYWLGNQKIVIFSIAIAMIWQAIGYYMVMYMASMASVPESVYESASIEGASRIRQFFHLTIPLIWTNIRTTLTFFIISSINLSFMLVKAMTSGGPDGSTEVFLSYMYKQAYTNSSYGYGMAIGVVVFLFSFTLSGIVNLITKREPLEL from the coding sequence ATGAAAAATAGAGGGAAATCGTTATTTATATTCTTATGTGTAGCACCGGCAGTAATTCTGTTTACGATCTTTATGATTATACCTACAATTAATATATTTAAAATGTCTCTTTACAAATGGGGTGGGTATTCGGCGAATAAAACCTTTGTAGGATTTGATAACTTCAAAAAACTTGCCAGTGATATGAAGTTTTTACAATCCTTTGAGAATACCGTGTTATTAATTATCATTGTCAGTATTGTAACCATAGCATTTGCTCTTTTATTTGCAGCAATATTAACAAGAGAAAAAATTGTTGGTCAGAATTTCTTCCGCATTGTGTTTTATATACCAAACATTTTATCTATCGTAATTATCAGTGCAATTTTTAGTGCAATCTTTGATTCGCAGAATGGATTGTTAAACAGTATTTTAGCCTTATTCCGGGGTAAGGGTAGTGAACCGATTTATTGGTTAGGAAATCAGAAAATCGTTATATTTTCAATAGCGATTGCAATGATATGGCAGGCCATTGGTTATTACATGGTTATGTACATGGCTAGTATGGCAAGTGTCCCAGAAAGTGTATACGAAAGCGCTAGCATAGAAGGTGCAAGTCGTATTCGTCAGTTCTTTCATTTAACGATTCCGCTCATTTGGACCAACATCAGAACCACGTTAACATTCTTTATCATTAGTAGTATTAATCTTAGCTTCATGCTTGTAAAAGCGATGACTAGTGGTGGACCAGATGGTAGTACTGAGGTATTTCTAAGCTATATGTATAAGCAAGCTTACACCAATTCTAGTTATGGATATGGTATGGCGATTGGTGTTGTTGTATTCTTGTTCTCCTTTACCTTAAGTGGAATAGTGAACTTGATTACCAAGCGCGAACCGCTAGAATTGTAG
- a CDS encoding carbohydrate ABC transporter permease: protein MNKEKNLPLKKIVIYLVLGLLAISIIVPVGWVFIASIKKNSEFYGSPWKLPESIYFQNFVEAWGSAHMGEYMLNSVIVTVVALLVLLVVSLPAAYCLSRFKFRLRKILNILFMAGLFINVNYIVVPIFLMFIDADKALKGWGFSPFFLNNIYVLAIVYAATALPFTIYLLSGYLVTIPKTYEEAAYIDGSGYFRTMVKVILPMARPSIITVILFNFLSFWNEYIIAITLLADPKGGKTLPVGLMNLMKAQNAAAQYGRMYAGLVLVMLPTLILYIMVQKKLTQGMMLGGLKG, encoded by the coding sequence ATGAATAAAGAAAAGAACCTTCCATTAAAGAAAATAGTTATTTATCTGGTATTAGGATTATTAGCTATCTCCATTATTGTACCAGTAGGCTGGGTATTTATAGCCTCAATTAAAAAGAATAGTGAATTTTACGGCAGTCCTTGGAAACTTCCTGAATCGATTTACTTCCAGAATTTTGTAGAAGCCTGGGGTAGTGCTCATATGGGAGAGTACATGCTAAACAGTGTAATAGTTACAGTAGTTGCACTTTTAGTCCTTCTGGTGGTTTCGCTACCAGCGGCTTATTGCCTAAGCAGATTCAAATTTAGGCTGCGTAAAATTTTAAATATACTGTTTATGGCAGGACTATTTATTAATGTAAACTACATTGTAGTTCCAATATTTTTGATGTTTATTGATGCAGATAAAGCATTGAAAGGATGGGGATTCTCTCCGTTTTTCTTAAATAATATCTATGTTTTAGCTATTGTTTATGCTGCAACTGCACTTCCGTTTACCATCTATTTGTTGTCAGGTTATTTAGTAACGATACCAAAGACATACGAAGAAGCAGCATACATTGATGGAAGCGGTTATTTTAGAACGATGGTTAAAGTTATATTACCTATGGCTAGACCAAGTATTATTACTGTAATATTATTTAACTTCTTATCATTTTGGAATGAGTACATCATTGCGATTACCTTGTTGGCTGATCCAAAGGGGGGAAAGACACTTCCAGTTGGCCTGATGAATCTGATGAAAGCGCAGAATGCTGCAGCGCAATATGGACGTATGTATGCTGGTCTTGTATTAGTTATGTTACCAACTCTGATTCTTTATATCATGGTACAGAAGAAATTAACACAAGGTATGATGCTTGGCGGATTGAAAGGATAG
- a CDS encoding carbohydrate ABC transporter substrate-binding protein, with protein sequence MKKIGSILLVLTLMISLLAGCGKKDTTGEGTAPTAVPTNEASKENPTEKPKQDVTIKVAAIETAYGPDMWTKVCEAFEAKTGIKVELTTDKLLEDVIGAGMKAGDYPDVVHLATGRPAALTETLIKENGLEDLTDVLSMTVPGEDKKVSDKIAGGFTESSLTNPYNDGKTYMAPMFYSPCGLFYNKGLFAEKGWTVPTTWDEMWTLADKAKAEGIALFAYPTAGYFDAFFYALLYEVGGADFFAKATTYTEGIWDTPEANKAFDIVEKLASYTEKSVPSNANNDNYLKNQQLILDNKALFMPNGTWVVGEMKYAPRVNGFEWGFTALPAIAKGEDSYSFTWFEQLWVPAAAEHKDAAKQFVAFMYSDEAAKIFAESGAVQPIVGFADKLEGDNKLFYSIYDNGAKAALGGFAATEPVEGVNFSDTVFGTVNSLVSGDKTKAQWIDLIKKDSDLLRAALKK encoded by the coding sequence ATGAAAAAAATAGGTAGTATTTTATTAGTACTTACATTAATGATTAGTTTACTCGCTGGTTGTGGTAAAAAAGACACAACAGGTGAAGGCACAGCTCCTACCGCAGTGCCTACGAATGAGGCTTCGAAAGAGAACCCAACAGAGAAACCAAAGCAAGATGTTACAATTAAAGTAGCAGCAATCGAGACAGCTTATGGTCCTGACATGTGGACAAAAGTTTGTGAAGCATTTGAAGCAAAGACAGGAATTAAAGTTGAACTTACAACTGACAAGTTGTTAGAGGATGTGATTGGTGCAGGAATGAAGGCTGGTGATTATCCAGATGTTGTTCATTTAGCAACAGGACGTCCAGCAGCTTTAACAGAGACTTTAATAAAAGAGAATGGCTTAGAAGATCTTACTGATGTTTTAAGCATGACAGTTCCAGGAGAAGATAAGAAGGTTAGTGATAAAATTGCTGGAGGATTTACAGAATCTTCTTTAACAAACCCTTATAACGATGGAAAAACATACATGGCACCAATGTTCTATAGCCCATGTGGCTTATTTTACAACAAAGGCTTATTCGCAGAAAAAGGATGGACAGTTCCAACAACTTGGGATGAGATGTGGACATTAGCAGATAAAGCAAAAGCAGAAGGTATCGCATTATTTGCTTATCCAACCGCAGGTTATTTCGATGCATTCTTCTATGCACTTCTTTATGAAGTAGGCGGTGCAGATTTCTTCGCAAAAGCAACCACATACACAGAAGGTATTTGGGATACTCCAGAGGCAAACAAGGCATTTGACATTGTTGAGAAATTAGCATCTTATACCGAAAAATCAGTTCCATCTAACGCAAACAATGATAATTACCTTAAGAATCAGCAGTTAATCTTAGACAATAAGGCACTATTTATGCCAAATGGTACTTGGGTTGTTGGTGAAATGAAGTATGCTCCTCGTGTAAATGGATTTGAGTGGGGATTCACAGCTCTTCCAGCAATCGCTAAGGGTGAAGATTCTTATTCCTTCACATGGTTTGAGCAGTTATGGGTTCCGGCAGCTGCGGAGCATAAAGACGCAGCAAAGCAATTTGTAGCATTTATGTATTCTGATGAAGCAGCTAAGATTTTTGCAGAGTCCGGTGCTGTTCAGCCAATCGTTGGTTTTGCTGACAAATTAGAAGGTGACAACAAGTTGTTCTACAGTATCTACGATAATGGGGCAAAGGCTGCTTTAGGTGGATTTGCAGCGACAGAACCAGTAGAAGGTGTAAATTTTAGTGATACCGTATTTGGAACAGTAAACTCCTTAGTAAGTGGAGATAAAACAAAAGCTCAGTGGATTGATTTAATTAAAAAGGATAGTGACTTGCTCCGTGCTGCATTAAAAAAATAA
- a CDS encoding DUF6903 family protein: MENAMKVLGIVLKCIILVVCVGLVIIGQKSISYQGLYTMLAGLGGILILLFLYNRKYK; this comes from the coding sequence ATGGAAAATGCAATGAAAGTGTTAGGAATTGTTTTAAAGTGCATAATCCTTGTTGTTTGTGTTGGTCTGGTTATTATCGGGCAAAAGAGTATTAGCTATCAGGGATTATATACTATGCTTGCAGGCTTAGGCGGGATACTAATATTGTTATTTCTATATAATAGAAAATATAAATAA
- the gnpA gene encoding 1,3-beta-galactosyl-N-acetylhexosamine phosphorylase, with the protein MKKDTMLAGRVTIPTDVDVVPETMELLNRWGADAIRDCDGTDYPEELKAVQAKVYSTYYTTRKDNAWAKAHPEEVQQCYIMTSFYTATETTLRIPLLKGIAKELMMVNNYDDKVRWWEVIDRSTAMVVSTDTWSYDKETGEVIITNCEPFHNYTVSFLAYLIWDPVHMYNAVVNGWQGVEHQITFDVRQPKTREYSMVRLRKFIEEHPYVDVIRYTTFFHQFTLVFDEMMREKYVDWYGYSASVSPYILEQFEKEVGYRFRPEFIIDQGYYNNQYRIPSKEFKDFQAFQRREVAKLAKEMVDITHEYGKEAMMFLGDHWIGTEPFMEEFKTIGLDAVVGSVGNGSTLRLISDIPGVKYTEGRFLPYFFPDTFHEGGDPVKEAKVNWVTARRAILRKPIDRIGYGGYLKLACQFPEFIDYVESVCNEFRELYENIKGTTPFCIKRVAVLNSWGKMRAWGAHMVHHALYQKQNYSYAGVIESLSGTPFEVSFISFDDIKKDKNILKNIDVIINVGDGDTAHTGGLVWEDADISSAIHQFVYEGGGLIGIGEPTGHQYQGRYIQLANVFGIEKETGFTLNYDKYNWDAVESHFITEDCTKEVDFGEGKKNMYALEGTTILVQMEKEVQMAVNEFGKGRSVYLSGLPYSFENSRVLYRSILWSAHEEENLHKWYSSNFNVEVHAYVKNNKYCVVNNTYEPQNTTIYRGDSSSFDLELEANEIIWYEI; encoded by the coding sequence ATGAAAAAAGATACGATGTTAGCTGGAAGAGTTACGATACCAACAGATGTCGATGTTGTTCCAGAAACAATGGAATTATTAAATAGATGGGGAGCAGATGCTATCCGTGATTGTGACGGCACGGATTATCCAGAGGAATTAAAGGCTGTTCAAGCTAAGGTTTATAGTACGTATTATACAACCCGTAAGGATAATGCCTGGGCAAAGGCGCACCCAGAGGAAGTACAACAATGCTATATTATGACGTCATTTTATACAGCTACAGAAACAACACTTCGCATTCCACTTTTAAAAGGAATCGCGAAAGAGCTTATGATGGTAAATAATTATGATGATAAAGTACGCTGGTGGGAAGTAATTGATCGCAGTACTGCGATGGTCGTTTCAACAGATACCTGGAGTTATGACAAAGAAACAGGAGAAGTAATAATTACAAATTGCGAGCCATTCCACAACTATACAGTTAGTTTTCTTGCTTATCTTATCTGGGATCCGGTGCACATGTACAACGCGGTTGTCAATGGATGGCAAGGCGTAGAACATCAGATTACATTTGATGTAAGACAGCCAAAGACTAGAGAGTATTCTATGGTTCGTCTTCGTAAGTTTATAGAAGAACATCCTTATGTTGATGTGATTCGTTATACAACCTTCTTCCATCAGTTTACTTTAGTATTTGATGAAATGATGCGTGAAAAGTATGTTGACTGGTATGGGTACTCAGCTTCTGTATCTCCTTATATCTTGGAGCAGTTTGAAAAGGAAGTGGGTTATCGATTCAGACCAGAGTTTATTATTGATCAAGGGTACTATAACAATCAGTATCGTATCCCAAGCAAGGAATTTAAAGATTTTCAAGCGTTCCAGAGACGTGAAGTTGCAAAATTAGCCAAGGAAATGGTAGACATCACCCATGAATACGGTAAGGAAGCGATGATGTTTCTTGGGGATCACTGGATTGGAACAGAACCCTTTATGGAGGAGTTTAAGACAATCGGTCTTGATGCAGTAGTTGGAAGTGTAGGGAATGGTAGTACACTTCGATTAATTAGTGATATCCCAGGGGTTAAGTATACCGAAGGAAGATTTCTTCCTTATTTCTTCCCTGATACTTTCCACGAAGGTGGGGATCCTGTTAAAGAAGCGAAGGTTAACTGGGTTACAGCAAGACGTGCCATCTTAAGAAAGCCAATTGATAGAATCGGATATGGCGGTTACTTAAAACTTGCATGCCAGTTCCCAGAGTTTATTGACTATGTGGAATCTGTTTGTAACGAATTTCGTGAGCTGTATGAAAACATTAAGGGTACAACGCCATTTTGTATCAAACGTGTAGCTGTTTTAAATAGTTGGGGTAAAATGCGAGCTTGGGGTGCCCATATGGTACATCATGCACTTTATCAAAAGCAAAACTATAGTTATGCAGGTGTCATTGAGTCATTAAGCGGAACACCTTTTGAAGTGTCCTTTATCAGCTTTGATGACATTAAAAAGGATAAAAATATCTTAAAAAATATTGATGTAATTATTAATGTGGGAGATGGTGATACAGCACACACTGGTGGATTAGTTTGGGAAGATGCTGATATCTCCAGTGCTATTCATCAGTTTGTATATGAAGGTGGCGGCTTAATTGGTATTGGAGAACCTACGGGACACCAGTATCAGGGACGTTACATTCAGTTAGCTAATGTTTTTGGCATCGAAAAAGAAACTGGTTTTACTTTAAATTATGATAAATATAATTGGGATGCTGTGGAAAGCCATTTTATCACCGAAGATTGTACAAAAGAAGTAGACTTCGGTGAGGGGAAGAAAAATATGTACGCCTTAGAGGGTACTACCATTCTTGTTCAGATGGAAAAAGAAGTACAGATGGCTGTGAATGAATTTGGCAAGGGAAGAAGTGTATATCTAAGTGGTCTTCCATATAGTTTTGAGAATAGCAGAGTTCTTTACCGAAGTATTCTTTGGAGTGCTCATGAAGAAGAAAACTTGCATAAATGGTACTCCAGTAACTTCAATGTTGAAGTGCATGCTTATGTAAAAAACAACAAATATTGTGTTGTAAATAACACTTATGAGCCACAAAATACGACGATTTACCGAGGTGATTCCAGTAGTTTTGATTTAGAGTTAGAAGCGAATGAAATTATTTGGTATGAGATATAA
- a CDS encoding response regulator transcription factor — protein MRILIVDDEKLTRDGLIANINWKALSFDQIDQADDGINAIQIALKHPPNVLLTDVRMPRMDGIELVDNILKLYPDCSVIFMSGYSDKEYLKAAIKFRAIRYVEKPIDPSEIMDALKQSIQTVLQHQAQQDSNVLYAKEAVSRFAQRLTHNGYDMKSDTLIDDAVLRGSINNSTIFTTCILRIISPYNVIVDRSNLSSYLENFDKQIAKWHLNEIHFIKNDSLIVLHIYGNERPEESVVSKIGTYIKSVIPIELNYFITFGKTVTGPSKVFDSYNSAAILLQSSFFFDYGSILIHKSSPQSVSSIYPHEFLNDFTEAIREKNFLRARELVETLYRSLKNNKTLLTNVIKDMYYKAFLQINSVQYDLKLQTENAVSDSESMLDNITNCIILNELHQMLLAKIDRFEEKLQSTPKETSTIFLIRDYISNHYGDYSLSIKDISDHVRLSFSYLCTVFKTETGETLNQYITNYRIEKAKQLLSDPRNKIIEVSSRVGYADNNYFGKIFKKIVGITPSEYREKELGRNTSFYVLKKK, from the coding sequence ATGAGAATTCTAATTGTAGATGATGAAAAGCTTACCAGAGACGGTTTAATAGCAAATATTAACTGGAAGGCACTCTCATTTGACCAAATTGATCAGGCCGATGATGGAATAAATGCAATTCAGATTGCCCTAAAGCATCCTCCAAATGTTTTATTAACCGACGTGCGAATGCCAAGGATGGACGGAATTGAATTAGTAGATAATATCCTGAAACTTTATCCAGACTGTTCTGTTATATTTATGAGCGGATATTCAGATAAAGAATATTTAAAGGCTGCGATTAAGTTTCGCGCTATCCGTTATGTAGAAAAACCGATTGATCCTTCCGAAATCATGGATGCACTAAAACAGTCTATCCAGACTGTCCTACAACATCAGGCACAACAAGATTCTAATGTTTTATACGCAAAGGAGGCTGTGTCTAGGTTTGCCCAAAGGCTAACACATAACGGTTATGATATGAAAAGTGACACTTTAATTGATGACGCTGTTTTGAGAGGATCCATCAATAATTCAACCATTTTTACCACCTGCATCCTTCGAATTATTTCACCTTATAATGTGATCGTAGATAGAAGCAACCTTAGCTCCTATCTTGAAAATTTTGATAAACAGATAGCAAAATGGCATTTGAATGAGATCCATTTTATTAAAAACGATTCACTAATCGTATTACATATTTACGGAAACGAACGGCCGGAGGAATCTGTCGTATCCAAAATCGGAACATACATCAAGTCCGTAATTCCAATTGAATTGAACTATTTTATTACCTTTGGAAAAACCGTCACAGGTCCATCAAAAGTATTCGATTCTTATAATTCCGCAGCTATCCTACTACAAAGTTCCTTTTTCTTTGATTATGGTAGCATTTTAATCCATAAAAGTTCACCTCAATCGGTTTCAAGCATCTACCCACATGAATTTCTTAATGATTTTACAGAAGCAATTCGTGAAAAGAATTTCCTTCGTGCGAGGGAACTTGTAGAAACCTTATACCGTTCCTTAAAAAATAATAAAACTCTTTTGACAAATGTCATTAAAGACATGTACTATAAGGCCTTTTTACAAATTAATTCAGTTCAATACGATTTGAAGCTTCAAACAGAAAATGCAGTCTCCGATTCCGAGAGTATGCTCGATAATATCACAAACTGTATCATACTGAATGAACTTCATCAGATGCTGTTAGCAAAGATTGATAGATTTGAAGAAAAACTTCAGTCCACACCCAAAGAAACCTCGACTATCTTTTTAATTCGAGATTATATTAGTAATCATTACGGAGATTATTCCTTATCCATAAAAGATATCAGCGATCATGTTCGTTTATCCTTCTCTTATCTTTGTACCGTTTTTAAAACGGAAACTGGAGAGACATTAAATCAGTACATTACCAATTATCGTATCGAGAAAGCAAAGCAGCTTCTATCTGACCCACGTAATAAAATCATTGAGGTTTCCTCACGCGTTGGATATGCTGACAATAATTATTTCGGTAAAATATTCAAGAAAATAGTCGGAATCACTCCATCAGAATATCGTGAAAAGGAACTGGGCCGTAATACGTCATTTTATGTTCTGAAAAAAAAATAA
- a CDS encoding AraC family transcriptional regulator, with protein sequence MSNSRYNFKIDNESEASMIHKEDSTLSYTFNPDGKQGNQVHVTLLYVAISKYGTDWKSLPHSHNFAEFFYITNGSGQFSVEKEILDVKANDLIILNPTIVHTEISNPSKPMEYIVLGIEGIKFQAEDQGYILLNSSAHKSDLHLYFNSLAHEMKSEQPYRNFVCQNLLNIIFTMILRNDAFKISIVSGPKLTRECNIAKKYIEENYQENITIETLSSLVHLNKYYFVHNFKKQFGTSPINYLIKRRIEESMHLLVSTNHSLSSISQIVGFSSPSYFSQAFKRMTNITPQEYKKMYKVPSS encoded by the coding sequence ATGAGTAACAGTCGTTATAATTTTAAAATAGATAACGAATCTGAAGCGTCTATGATTCATAAAGAGGATTCTACGCTATCCTATACTTTTAATCCCGATGGCAAACAGGGCAATCAAGTTCATGTTACTCTCCTTTATGTCGCCATTTCTAAATACGGTACTGACTGGAAAAGCTTACCCCATTCCCATAACTTCGCAGAATTCTTTTATATCACCAATGGATCAGGACAGTTCTCTGTAGAAAAAGAAATTCTTGACGTAAAGGCCAATGACTTAATCATTTTAAACCCTACAATCGTACACACAGAGATCTCAAACCCGTCAAAGCCAATGGAATATATCGTGTTAGGTATTGAAGGAATTAAATTTCAAGCAGAAGACCAAGGATATATCCTCTTAAACAGCTCTGCACATAAATCGGATTTGCATCTTTACTTTAATTCACTCGCACATGAAATGAAAAGTGAACAGCCATACCGTAACTTTGTGTGTCAGAACTTATTAAATATCATCTTTACGATGATTCTTCGCAATGATGCTTTTAAGATTTCTATAGTCAGCGGACCGAAACTAACAAGAGAATGCAATATTGCCAAAAAATATATTGAAGAGAATTATCAAGAAAACATTACAATTGAAACCTTAAGTTCCCTCGTGCATCTTAATAAGTATTACTTTGTTCATAACTTTAAAAAGCAGTTCGGAACTTCTCCTATTAATTATTTGATTAAGAGGCGAATAGAGGAAAGTATGCATCTTCTTGTAAGTACGAATCATTCCTTATCCTCAATCTCACAGATTGTGGGGTTTTCATCCCCTAGCTACTTTTCTCAAGCATTCAAACGAATGACTAATATAACACCCCAGGAATATAAAAAAATGTATAAAGTACCATCGTCGTAG